The Sander lucioperca isolate FBNREF2018 chromosome 15, SLUC_FBN_1.2, whole genome shotgun sequence genome window below encodes:
- the si:ch211-125o16.4 gene encoding neuroblast differentiation-associated protein AHNAK isoform X1, with translation MSGDSKSRGFSESPFLDDSEKGVITGITDDTNAAKSGLHAGDEIVAATIHLDHLNKNEVLNILRVLEPYNHNMKFLTKKQLNTSGGLGSLGLDLKDPTKMLNLKKDLSLDASAEAPVISLDGLSGKLNAAQGLGGEIGSPTLNGDLPSLSLNKRSADAGAKFTMPSLGLTGPDIKGDLDGSLKAPDVRVSTPKLNTPTSSLEEPEIKSGNRKYNAPKFSMPHFNLPQLKPPKAKMDVSGDLPSVSGNVNTPDLNLAAPKLDLKSPDLNLNGPKVDLNGPNVNLGTPNADIEAPSGKVKWPHLKWKGPKVKGPDADLNADLSAPDFSLTNPKIDGDLSAPDVDINCPKADIKSLDLDLQNPNLDIDAPSGKINWPHLKWKKPRLNGLKDDLDLEGGINSPDSDINLPKADLKGPDLDMQTPNIDVEAPSGQINWPHLKWKKPKLQGPKADLGIDADLNTPDLNVSAPKINVPNAELNLPKSDLNGPNVDFEGPDRGIDAPSGKINWPHQKWKKPKFNSPNADMDLNADLSTPDVDLSVPDVDLNLPKANVGLKAPNADIDAPSGKIKFPTLKKPKFQLSGAKVKGPDVDLDADVKAPDLSLSAPSLNGPDVDLNLPKANVDLKAPNADIEAPSGKIKFPTLKKPKFLLSGAKVKSPDVDLNADVKAPDLSLSAPSLEGPDVDLNLPKADVDLTAPNADIKAPSGKFKLPTFRKPKLSVSGPNVNGPDANLNADVSAPDLSLRAPKFDGEINAPDINLNLTKADLEGPKLDINSPDVEGPSGKLKWFNFNKPKFGTLKGPKGDIDADVKVPDMDLRALDANLSAPHFSAPNIEGGIKAPDLSIGMPNAKVKGPAVDLSGPDINPDIDIPDGKLKLPKLKLPKFNGPKAKAPELDADLKAPDIDARLVLPKGDVDAPNVDLKASGLFLSAPKVGLDAPDLDINLPKADLKGANVDLQAPEVDSTAGKIKIPKINLPRFGLPRVKGPNLDVDADNVSFPDVNLKLPTADAKAPNLNLSAPTIKGDLSTPDLDADLNLSAPKTNISVPDFNLSTPKIKDPHMNLNLPKADVKGPSLDLPKADLQVPDLNLNAPALSLSSPKIDGNLSAPNIDTKLPKTKLEAPNVDINLPKTDLKGLDAQLKTPGLDFDSHLGEFNMPHYKLPELGLSSPEVEVPSVHPSVEAGIEVPKVNIGTTMGDIKGPEAPNVDANLENSKLSSFKFPKLNFPEPNIKASEVSNAEAEVPVFKVHRLPRNSIDDIAGTSDTFGLLKLNTEAKDYIVSKGIRLPVVNATSKAGGKIDLMERLKMSKKKSPSGTLSPSDIDLKLSAPSLDVSALTKEGDSALVRGGTFKVEKPESALGLVAPEISALDANDKLSLSLSNMLGLNIKDSDAD, from the exons ATG AGCGGGGACAGCAAGAGTAGAGGTTTCTCAGAAAGCCCGTTCCTAGACGACTCTGAGAAAGGAGTCATTACCGGAATCACAGATGACACAAATGCTGCAAAGAGTGGCCTACACGCAG GGGATGAGATTGTTGCAGCCACTATACACCTAGACCACCTCAACAAAAATGAAGTGCTGAACATCCTGAGGGTCTTGGAGCCATATAATCACAACATGAAGTTTCTGACAAAGAAGCAGCTAAACACCAGTGGTGGCCTTGGCTCCCTGGGATTAGATCTCAAAGACCCTACAAAG ATGCTCAACCTCAAGAAGGATTTGTCACTGGATGCATCAGCTGAGGCACCAGTTATTTCCCTTGATGGCCTGAGTGGAAAGCTAAATGCTGCACAGGGGTTGGGGGGTGAAATAGGTAGTCCAACTCTCAATGGAGACCTTCCCAGTCTCAGTCTAAATAAGCGCTCAGCTGATGCTGGTGCCAAGTTCACAATGCCCTCCCTAGGACTGACTGGACCAGATATAAAAGGAGATCTAGACGGCAGTCTCAAAGCACCTGATGTCAGGGTCTCAACTCCCAAGCTCAACACCCCCACTTCCTCGCTCGAGGAACCAGAAATCAAGTCAGGCAACAGGAAATACAATGCCCCGAAATTCTCAATGCCACACTTCAATCTGCCTCAACTCAAACCACCAAAAGCAAAAATGGATGTTTCTGGTGATCTCCCTTCTGTCAGTGGAAATGTAAATACCCCAGACCTCAATCTGGCAGCCCCAAAATTAGATCTTAAAAGTCCAGATTTGAACCTGAATGGGCCAAAAGTGGATCTGAATGGTCCTAATGTAAATTTAGGAACCCCAAATGCTGACATCGAGGCACCCTCAGGCAAAGTCAAGTGGCCCCATTTAAAATGGAAAGGTCCCAAAGTTAAAGGACCGGATGCCGACTTAAATGCTGACCTGTCTGCACCTGATTTCAGCCTCACCAACCCAAAGATTGATGGGGATCTAAGTGCACCAGATGTTGACATTAACTGTCCCAAAGCTGACATCAAAAGCCTTGATCTAGATCTTCAAAACCCAAATCTTGACATTGATGCTCCATCTGGTAAAATCAATTGGCCTCATTTGAAATGGAAGAAACCCAGACTCAATGGCTTAAAAGATGATCTGGACTTGGAGGGTGGAATAAATTCCCCAGATTCTGACATTAATTTGCCAAAGGCTGACCTTAAAGGCCCTGATCTAGACATGCAAACCCCTAATATTGATGTAGAGGCTCCATCTGGTCAAATCAACTGGCCTCACCTAAAATGGAAGAAGCCCAAACTTCAAGGCCCAAAAGCAGACTTAGGCATAGATGCAGACCTAAACACACCAGATTTAAATGTCTCAGCGCCGAAGATTAATGTACCAAATGCTGAGCTGAATCTCCCAAAATCTGACCTCAATGGCCCCAATGTAGATTTTGAGGGCCCAGATCGTGGAATTGATGCTCCATCAGGGAAAATTAACTGGCCTCATCAGAAGTGGAAGAAACCTAAATTTAATAGCCCAAATGCCGATATGGACCTGAATGCAGATCTGAGCACACCAGATGTTGATCTCTCTGTTCCAGATGTTGATCTGAATTTACCCAAAGCTAATGTTGGTCTTAAAGCACCAAATGCTGACATTGACGCTCCTTCTGGCAAAATCAAGTTCCCAACACTCAAAAAACCCAAGTTCCAGCTTTCTGGGGCAAAGGTGAAAGGCCCAGATGTTGACCTTGATGCAGATGTTAAAGCACCTGACCTCAGTCTCTCTGCTCCATCACTTAATGGACCTGATGTTGATCTGAATTTACCCAAAGCTAATGTAGATCTTAAAGCACCAAATGCTGACATTGAGGCTCCTTCTGGCAAAATCAAGTTCCCAACACTCAAAAAGCCCAAGTTCCTGCTTTCTGGGGCAAAGGTGAAAAGCCCAGATGTTGACCTTAATGCAGATGTTAAAGCACCTGACCTCAGTCTCTCTGCTCCATCACTCGAGGGACCTGATGTTGATCTGAATTTACCCAAAGCTGATGTAGATCTTACAGCACCAAATGCTGACATTAAGGCTCCTTCTGGGAAGTTCAAACTTCCAACTTTTAGAAAGCCAAAGTTGTCAGTCTCAGGTCCTAATGTTAATGGTCCAGATGCAAATCTAAATGCTGATGTCTCAGCTCCTGACTTGAGTCTCAGAGCTCCAAAGTTTGATGGTGAGATAAATGCACCAGATATAAATCTAAACTTAACAAAAGCTGACCTGGAAGGCCCTAAGTTAGACATTAATTCTCCAGATGTTGAAGGTCCTTCTGGAAAATTAAAATGGTTCAACTTCAATAAACCCAAATTTGGCACACTGAAGGGTCCAAAGGGTGACATTGATGCTGATGTTAAGGTACCTGACATGGACCTCAGGGCACTTGATGCGAATTTGAGTGCACCACATTTTTCAGCACCAAATATTGAGGGTGGGATTAAGGCTCCAGACCTCAGCATCGGCATGCCTAATGCTAAAGTCAAAGGTCCAGCTGTAGATCTTAGTGGTCCAGATATCAACCCAGATATTGACATACCTGATGGTAAACTGAAGTTACCTAAACTTAAACTCCCAAAATTCAATGGGCCAAAAGCCAAGGCTCCTGAATTGGATGCTGATTTAAAAGCACCAGACATTGACGCCAGGCTTGTCTTACCTAAAGGTGATGTGGATGCACCTAATGTAGACCTAAAAGCATCAGGTCTCTTCTTGTCTGCACCAAAAGTTGGTCTTGATGCACCAGATCTTGACATTAATTTACCAAAAGCTGATCTAAAAGGTGCCAATGTAGACCTTCAAGCTCCAGAGGTTGACTCCACAGCTGGAAAAATCAAGATACCCAAAATAAATTTACCAAGGTTTGGTTTACCGAGGGTAAAAGGACCTAATCTCGATGTTGATGCTGACAATGTCTCTTTTCCTGATGTAAATCTTAAACTGCCAACAGCTGATGCCAAAGCACCTAACTTGAATCTTTCTGCCCCCACTATTAAAGGAGATCTCAGTACTCCAGATCTGGATGCTGATCTTAACCTTTCGGCCCCCAAAACAAACATCAGTGTACCGGACTTCAATCTTTCTACACCGAAGATTAAGGATCCACATATGAACCTTAATTTGCCCAAAGCTGATGTAAAGGGACCCAGTCTGGATCTACCAAAAGCAGACCTCCAGGTACCTGATCTCAACTTGAATGCACCAGCTCTCAGCCTGTCTTCACCAAAAATCGATGGAAACCTCTCAGCACCAAACATAGACACCAAGTTGCCAAAAACTAAACTGgaagcaccaaatgtggatatCAACCTGCCCAAAACAGACCTCAAAGGACTTGATGCACAGTTAAAGACACCAGGTCTAGATTTTGATTCCCATCTGGGGGAATTTAATATGCCTCATTACAAACTTCCAGAACTGGGTCTTTCAAGTCCTGAAGTAGAAGTTCCCAGTGTTCATCCTTCAGTGGAGGCTGGAATCGAGGTACCAAAGGTCAACATAGGCACTACTATGGGAGACATCAAAGGACCCGAAGCTCCAAATGTAGATGCCAATCTTGAAAATTCAAAATTGTCAAGTTTCAAGTTTCCAAAGTTGAACTTTCCAGAGCCTAATATTAAAGCATCAGAGGTGTCTAATGCTGAGGCAGAGGTTCCTGTATTCAAAGTCCACAGACTACCCAGGAACAGCATTGATGACATTGCAGGAACTAGTGATACCTTTGGCTTATTAAAACTTAACACAGAGGCAAAGGATTACATTGTCAGCAAAGGGATACGCTTGCCAGTGGTAAATGCAACATCAAAAGCAGGAGGAAAGATTGACCTTATGGAGAGAttgaaaatgtcaaagaaaaaaTCACCCTCAGGTACCCTCTCACCATCTGATATCGATCTCAAGCTCTCCGCCCCAAGCCTTGATGTCAGTGCCTTGACAAAAGAAGGAGATTCTGCTTTGGTGAGAGGAGGTACTTTTAAAGTAGAAAAGCCAGAGTCTGCACTGGGCTTGGTAGCCCCTGAAATTTCGGCATTAGATGCAAATGACAAATTGTCATTGAGCCTCTCCAATATGCTTGGCCTTAATATCAAGGATTCAGATGCTGACTGA
- the si:ch211-125o16.4 gene encoding neuroblast differentiation-associated protein AHNAK isoform X2 produces the protein MSGDSKSRGFSESPFLDDSEKGVITGITDDTNAAKSGLHAGDEIVAATIHLDHLNKNEVLNILRVLEPYNHNMKFLTKKQLNTSGGLGSLGLDLKDPTKMLNLKKDLSLDASAEAPVISLDGLSGKLNAAQGLGGEIGSPTLNGDLPSLSLNKRSADAGAKFTMPSLGLTGPDIKGDLDGSLKAPDVRVSTPKLNTPTSSLEEPEIKSGNRKYNAPKFSMPHFNLPQLKPPKAKMDVSGDLPSVSGNVNTPDLNLAAPKLDLKSPDLNLNGPKVDLNGPNVNLGTPNADIEAPSGKVKWPHLKWKGPKVKGPDADLNADLSAPDFSLTNPKIDGDLSAPDVDINCPKADIKSLDLDLQNPNLDIDAPSGKINWPHLKWKKPRLNGLKDDLDLDADLNTPDLNVSAPKINVPNAELNLPKSDLNGPNVDFEGPDRGIDAPSGKINWPHQKWKKPKFNSPNADMDLNADLSTPDVDLSVPDVDLNLPKANVGLKAPNADIDAPSGKIKFPTLKKPKFQLSGAKVKGPDVDLDADVKAPDLSLSAPSLNGPDVDLNLPKANVDLKAPNADIEAPSGKIKFPTLKKPKFLLSGAKVKSPDVDLNADVKAPDLSLSAPSLEGPDVDLNLPKADVDLTAPNADIKAPSGKFKLPTFRKPKLSVSGPNVNGPDANLNADVSAPDLSLRAPKFDGEINAPDINLNLTKADLEGPKLDINSPDVEGPSGKLKWFNFNKPKFGTLKGPKGDIDADVKVPDMDLRALDANLSAPHFSAPNIEGGIKAPDLSIGMPNAKVKGPAVDLSGPDINPDIDIPDGKLKLPKLKLPKFNGPKAKAPELDADLKAPDIDARLVLPKGDVDAPNVDLKASGLFLSAPKVGLDAPDLDINLPKADLKGANVDLQAPEVDSTAGKIKIPKINLPRFGLPRVKGPNLDVDADNVSFPDVNLKLPTADAKAPNLNLSAPTIKGDLSTPDLDADLNLSAPKTNISVPDFNLSTPKIKDPHMNLNLPKADVKGPSLDLPKADLQVPDLNLNAPALSLSSPKIDGNLSAPNIDTKLPKTKLEAPNVDINLPKTDLKGLDAQLKTPGLDFDSHLGEFNMPHYKLPELGLSSPEVEVPSVHPSVEAGIEVPKVNIGTTMGDIKGPEAPNVDANLENSKLSSFKFPKLNFPEPNIKASEVSNAEAEVPVFKVHRLPRNSIDDIAGTSDTFGLLKLNTEAKDYIVSKGIRLPVVNATSKAGGKIDLMERLKMSKKKSPSGTLSPSDIDLKLSAPSLDVSALTKEGDSALVRGGTFKVEKPESALGLVAPEISALDANDKLSLSLSNMLGLNIKDSDAD, from the exons ATG AGCGGGGACAGCAAGAGTAGAGGTTTCTCAGAAAGCCCGTTCCTAGACGACTCTGAGAAAGGAGTCATTACCGGAATCACAGATGACACAAATGCTGCAAAGAGTGGCCTACACGCAG GGGATGAGATTGTTGCAGCCACTATACACCTAGACCACCTCAACAAAAATGAAGTGCTGAACATCCTGAGGGTCTTGGAGCCATATAATCACAACATGAAGTTTCTGACAAAGAAGCAGCTAAACACCAGTGGTGGCCTTGGCTCCCTGGGATTAGATCTCAAAGACCCTACAAAG ATGCTCAACCTCAAGAAGGATTTGTCACTGGATGCATCAGCTGAGGCACCAGTTATTTCCCTTGATGGCCTGAGTGGAAAGCTAAATGCTGCACAGGGGTTGGGGGGTGAAATAGGTAGTCCAACTCTCAATGGAGACCTTCCCAGTCTCAGTCTAAATAAGCGCTCAGCTGATGCTGGTGCCAAGTTCACAATGCCCTCCCTAGGACTGACTGGACCAGATATAAAAGGAGATCTAGACGGCAGTCTCAAAGCACCTGATGTCAGGGTCTCAACTCCCAAGCTCAACACCCCCACTTCCTCGCTCGAGGAACCAGAAATCAAGTCAGGCAACAGGAAATACAATGCCCCGAAATTCTCAATGCCACACTTCAATCTGCCTCAACTCAAACCACCAAAAGCAAAAATGGATGTTTCTGGTGATCTCCCTTCTGTCAGTGGAAATGTAAATACCCCAGACCTCAATCTGGCAGCCCCAAAATTAGATCTTAAAAGTCCAGATTTGAACCTGAATGGGCCAAAAGTGGATCTGAATGGTCCTAATGTAAATTTAGGAACCCCAAATGCTGACATCGAGGCACCCTCAGGCAAAGTCAAGTGGCCCCATTTAAAATGGAAAGGTCCCAAAGTTAAAGGACCGGATGCCGACTTAAATGCTGACCTGTCTGCACCTGATTTCAGCCTCACCAACCCAAAGATTGATGGGGATCTAAGTGCACCAGATGTTGACATTAACTGTCCCAAAGCTGACATCAAAAGCCTTGATCTAGATCTTCAAAACCCAAATCTTGACATTGATGCTCCATCTGGTAAAATCAATTGGCCTCATTTGAAATGGAAGAAACCCAGACTCAATGGCTTAAAAGATGATCTGGACT TAGATGCAGACCTAAACACACCAGATTTAAATGTCTCAGCGCCGAAGATTAATGTACCAAATGCTGAGCTGAATCTCCCAAAATCTGACCTCAATGGCCCCAATGTAGATTTTGAGGGCCCAGATCGTGGAATTGATGCTCCATCAGGGAAAATTAACTGGCCTCATCAGAAGTGGAAGAAACCTAAATTTAATAGCCCAAATGCCGATATGGACCTGAATGCAGATCTGAGCACACCAGATGTTGATCTCTCTGTTCCAGATGTTGATCTGAATTTACCCAAAGCTAATGTTGGTCTTAAAGCACCAAATGCTGACATTGACGCTCCTTCTGGCAAAATCAAGTTCCCAACACTCAAAAAACCCAAGTTCCAGCTTTCTGGGGCAAAGGTGAAAGGCCCAGATGTTGACCTTGATGCAGATGTTAAAGCACCTGACCTCAGTCTCTCTGCTCCATCACTTAATGGACCTGATGTTGATCTGAATTTACCCAAAGCTAATGTAGATCTTAAAGCACCAAATGCTGACATTGAGGCTCCTTCTGGCAAAATCAAGTTCCCAACACTCAAAAAGCCCAAGTTCCTGCTTTCTGGGGCAAAGGTGAAAAGCCCAGATGTTGACCTTAATGCAGATGTTAAAGCACCTGACCTCAGTCTCTCTGCTCCATCACTCGAGGGACCTGATGTTGATCTGAATTTACCCAAAGCTGATGTAGATCTTACAGCACCAAATGCTGACATTAAGGCTCCTTCTGGGAAGTTCAAACTTCCAACTTTTAGAAAGCCAAAGTTGTCAGTCTCAGGTCCTAATGTTAATGGTCCAGATGCAAATCTAAATGCTGATGTCTCAGCTCCTGACTTGAGTCTCAGAGCTCCAAAGTTTGATGGTGAGATAAATGCACCAGATATAAATCTAAACTTAACAAAAGCTGACCTGGAAGGCCCTAAGTTAGACATTAATTCTCCAGATGTTGAAGGTCCTTCTGGAAAATTAAAATGGTTCAACTTCAATAAACCCAAATTTGGCACACTGAAGGGTCCAAAGGGTGACATTGATGCTGATGTTAAGGTACCTGACATGGACCTCAGGGCACTTGATGCGAATTTGAGTGCACCACATTTTTCAGCACCAAATATTGAGGGTGGGATTAAGGCTCCAGACCTCAGCATCGGCATGCCTAATGCTAAAGTCAAAGGTCCAGCTGTAGATCTTAGTGGTCCAGATATCAACCCAGATATTGACATACCTGATGGTAAACTGAAGTTACCTAAACTTAAACTCCCAAAATTCAATGGGCCAAAAGCCAAGGCTCCTGAATTGGATGCTGATTTAAAAGCACCAGACATTGACGCCAGGCTTGTCTTACCTAAAGGTGATGTGGATGCACCTAATGTAGACCTAAAAGCATCAGGTCTCTTCTTGTCTGCACCAAAAGTTGGTCTTGATGCACCAGATCTTGACATTAATTTACCAAAAGCTGATCTAAAAGGTGCCAATGTAGACCTTCAAGCTCCAGAGGTTGACTCCACAGCTGGAAAAATCAAGATACCCAAAATAAATTTACCAAGGTTTGGTTTACCGAGGGTAAAAGGACCTAATCTCGATGTTGATGCTGACAATGTCTCTTTTCCTGATGTAAATCTTAAACTGCCAACAGCTGATGCCAAAGCACCTAACTTGAATCTTTCTGCCCCCACTATTAAAGGAGATCTCAGTACTCCAGATCTGGATGCTGATCTTAACCTTTCGGCCCCCAAAACAAACATCAGTGTACCGGACTTCAATCTTTCTACACCGAAGATTAAGGATCCACATATGAACCTTAATTTGCCCAAAGCTGATGTAAAGGGACCCAGTCTGGATCTACCAAAAGCAGACCTCCAGGTACCTGATCTCAACTTGAATGCACCAGCTCTCAGCCTGTCTTCACCAAAAATCGATGGAAACCTCTCAGCACCAAACATAGACACCAAGTTGCCAAAAACTAAACTGgaagcaccaaatgtggatatCAACCTGCCCAAAACAGACCTCAAAGGACTTGATGCACAGTTAAAGACACCAGGTCTAGATTTTGATTCCCATCTGGGGGAATTTAATATGCCTCATTACAAACTTCCAGAACTGGGTCTTTCAAGTCCTGAAGTAGAAGTTCCCAGTGTTCATCCTTCAGTGGAGGCTGGAATCGAGGTACCAAAGGTCAACATAGGCACTACTATGGGAGACATCAAAGGACCCGAAGCTCCAAATGTAGATGCCAATCTTGAAAATTCAAAATTGTCAAGTTTCAAGTTTCCAAAGTTGAACTTTCCAGAGCCTAATATTAAAGCATCAGAGGTGTCTAATGCTGAGGCAGAGGTTCCTGTATTCAAAGTCCACAGACTACCCAGGAACAGCATTGATGACATTGCAGGAACTAGTGATACCTTTGGCTTATTAAAACTTAACACAGAGGCAAAGGATTACATTGTCAGCAAAGGGATACGCTTGCCAGTGGTAAATGCAACATCAAAAGCAGGAGGAAAGATTGACCTTATGGAGAGAttgaaaatgtcaaagaaaaaaTCACCCTCAGGTACCCTCTCACCATCTGATATCGATCTCAAGCTCTCCGCCCCAAGCCTTGATGTCAGTGCCTTGACAAAAGAAGGAGATTCTGCTTTGGTGAGAGGAGGTACTTTTAAAGTAGAAAAGCCAGAGTCTGCACTGGGCTTGGTAGCCCCTGAAATTTCGGCATTAGATGCAAATGACAAATTGTCATTGAGCCTCTCCAATATGCTTGGCCTTAATATCAAGGATTCAGATGCTGACTGA